A portion of the Vibrio coralliirubri genome contains these proteins:
- a CDS encoding TIGR04211 family SH3 domain-containing protein — protein sequence MKKLISLVLFAMLAAPAAFAQERYIADKLFTYMHSGPNNTFRIIGSVDAGEKITFLQTNKSTGYTQIQDNRGRKGWVESKFVSTQESMALRMPKLEKELTEVKGKLANARQSADSEKAGLASSLDSRNKQIAELEQNYSEISQQLTSSQTENRELRAKLDTQKDDLLLKYFMYGGGVAGIGLLLGLVLPHIMPRRRKSPNGWA from the coding sequence GTGAAAAAACTGATTAGCTTAGTTTTGTTCGCAATGCTTGCGGCTCCAGCTGCCTTTGCACAAGAACGTTATATTGCTGACAAACTATTTACTTATATGCATTCTGGCCCAAACAACACATTCCGTATCATCGGTAGTGTTGATGCTGGTGAAAAGATTACATTCCTACAAACTAACAAGAGTACGGGTTACACCCAAATTCAAGACAACCGTGGCCGTAAAGGTTGGGTTGAAAGCAAGTTTGTAAGCACTCAAGAAAGCATGGCACTGCGTATGCCTAAGCTAGAGAAAGAGCTGACGGAAGTTAAAGGTAAGCTAGCGAATGCTCGTCAGAGTGCTGACAGCGAAAAAGCTGGCCTAGCAAGCTCTCTAGATTCTCGTAACAAGCAGATTGCTGAACTAGAACAGAACTACAGTGAAATTAGCCAACAGCTAACGAGCTCTCAAACAGAGAACCGTGAACTACGCGCTAAGCTAGACACTCAAAAAGACGACCTTCTATTGAAGTACTTCATGTACGGCGGTGGTGTTGCGGGTATTGGTCTACTTCTAGGCCTTGTTCTGCCACACATCATGCCTCGTCGCAGAAAATCACCAAACGGTTGGGCGTAG
- a CDS encoding general secretion pathway protein GspB, producing the protein MSRIMHELKHSSGKQSSINQHSLSKPSFKGYQNHHVPNSAKGMSNKRGSSLAMGLLLILVPSLLVGGVLAYQSYSPQQEPVNKAANVALPELKTESDIEPEIADADIASMDAVSEEEDALFAVRPAPASQPLKALPRQEMYAQIDSGTNSANTAGGSAVILANADNNTQMTTSSESSPVQPTVQPGASDETTDRQSSTDQQANSDLQFDSDLLQGLDLSELPPDLALKLESIMGEQQSAPEPMDSRPAGQRGSQVIELETHTNSLSGVLPKLDLQTHMYSSSETKRWVKVNGQEVAQGDWIGQDIQLLEIKPQSVIIEFNQQKIEIPALYEWKG; encoded by the coding sequence ATGTCACGTATTATGCACGAACTTAAACACTCCTCTGGAAAACAGTCGTCTATTAATCAGCACTCTCTTAGTAAACCAAGCTTTAAAGGCTACCAGAATCATCATGTTCCTAATTCTGCAAAAGGGATGAGCAACAAACGAGGTTCATCGTTAGCGATGGGATTGCTCTTAATCTTGGTTCCTTCTTTGTTGGTGGGTGGCGTTCTGGCTTATCAATCGTATAGCCCACAACAAGAACCAGTGAACAAAGCTGCCAATGTCGCTCTGCCAGAATTAAAAACTGAATCAGACATTGAGCCTGAAATTGCTGATGCTGATATAGCAAGCATGGATGCCGTGTCTGAGGAAGAAGATGCATTGTTCGCTGTTCGTCCAGCACCGGCGAGCCAACCGTTGAAAGCGCTGCCAAGGCAAGAGATGTATGCACAGATTGATTCTGGTACTAATAGTGCAAACACTGCTGGTGGCTCAGCTGTGATCTTAGCTAATGCTGATAACAACACTCAAATGACAACCAGTTCTGAATCGTCACCTGTTCAACCAACCGTTCAGCCAGGCGCGAGTGATGAAACGACTGATCGGCAATCAAGCACTGATCAGCAAGCAAATAGTGACTTACAATTTGACAGTGATCTGCTGCAAGGGCTAGACCTCAGTGAGTTGCCACCTGATTTGGCATTGAAGCTTGAATCCATTATGGGTGAGCAACAAAGCGCTCCTGAGCCGATGGACTCTAGACCCGCAGGGCAAAGAGGCTCTCAGGTTATTGAGTTGGAAACGCACACCAATAGCTTATCAGGAGTCCTTCCTAAGTTAGACCTACAAACTCATATGTACTCGAGTAGCGAAACTAAGCGTTGGGTAAAAGTGAACGGTCAAGAAGTGGCGCAAGGAGATTGGATTGGACAAGACATTCAATTACTGGAGATTAAGCCACAATCGGTGATCATAGAGTTCAATCAGCAGAAGATAGAAATCCCAGCTCTTTACGAGTGGAAAGGCTAG